Proteins encoded in a region of the Eulemur rufifrons isolate Redbay chromosome 15, OSU_ERuf_1, whole genome shotgun sequence genome:
- the HDDC2 gene encoding 5'-deoxynucleotidase HDDC2, with product MASASSGRGPRSLLQFLRLVGQLKRVPRTGWIYRNVEQPESVSDHMYRMAVMAMVTKDDHLNKGRCVRLALVHDMAECIVGDIAPADNIPKEEKHRREEEAMKQITQLLPEDLRKEFYELWEEYETQSTAEAKFVKQLDQFEMILQASEYEDLENKPGRLQDFYDSTAGKFSHPEIVQLVSELEAERNANIAAAASEPRS from the exons ATGGCCTCGGCCTCTTCGGGCCGTGGGCCCCGGTCCCTGCTGCAGTTCCTGCGACTCGTGGGGCAGCTCAAG AGGGTCCCACGGACTGGCTGGATATACAGAAATGTTGAGCAGCCAGAGAGTGTATCAGATCACATGTACCGGATGGCAGTTATGGCCATGGTGACCAAAGATGACCATCTTAACAAAGGCAG ATGTGTGCGCCTAGCCCTGGTTCACGATATGGCAGAATGCATCGTTGGGGACATAGCGCCAGCAGATAACAtccccaaagaagaaaaacataggcGAGAAGAG GAAGCTATGAAGCAGATAACTCAGCTCCTACCGGAGGACCTCAGAAAGGAGTTCTATGAACTTTGGGAA GAGTATGAGACCCAATCTACTGCAGAAGCCAAATTTGTGAAGCAGCTGGACCAATTTGAGATGATTCTTCAGGCATCTGAATATGAAGACCTGGAGAACAAACCCGGGAGACTGCAAGACTTCTACGACTCCACAGCAG GAAAATTCAGTCACCCTGAGATTGTCCAGCTTGTTTCTGAACTTGAAGCAGAAAGAAATGCTAACATAGCCGCGGCTGCCAGTGAGCCGCGCTCCTGA